One segment of Clostridium ljungdahlii DSM 13528 DNA contains the following:
- a CDS encoding efflux RND transporter permease subunit — protein MGLIKAAIKNKKIVLFLVAIIIVSGFYCYSGISKQETPDVASPAAMITTVYPGASPSDIEKLVTKKVEQKAEEVDGCDYVQSYSESNASIVILYLNNDADEDKSWRDLRDKIKDLKSDLPSGCNDSEINTNLTETAGSIISISGNNYSYQQLGDYADDIKKELRDTEGVSRIDVKGKQDRQVKVDIDWNKINKYQISVADVCSVLKAQNVDIPSGSLNLVTGKIKVNTPGMFSSLHDIENTVVGVSSSTGEMVRIKDIAKVYMDYDDDSTYKFTDNAQNAVLLAVYFQKNKNIIPIGNDIKKKLDTIKKGTPSDLKIDEVTFQPKDVSDSVSFFMKNLRDGIILVIITVLIGMGFRNAMVVSAVIPISICMTFAIMYALGIKVEQMSTTALIIALGILVDDAIVIGDVIQVGIDDGLPRNEAAFNGIKKLFVPVFTSTLIIVGAFLPLLSISGVVGKFLKSLPQVVIICVICSYLCALFVTPAMSSLFFRKSKESKRQNPIRMMFENLLKYGLKHKKTIIGAALAVFAVALILIKTLGMQLFPYVDKNMIYIDVSNEKVADIKSTSKLVNQIEGILKRQKEVTAYTSAIGGGMPKFYVTLPTVAPADDTAQIMVKVDLKKTNRFKTRQELVEYVQNQIDNNISGGTATVKQLEEAMPIGAPIRLRLTGDDLDQIQQASEKIQQQLKNIPGTMNVRDDAAKKTYEYEVDIDENRASQLGLLKSDVLQQINIALKGYKASTYRKNGNEYDIMVKTNISSVGDLKNLYIESSVTKNKIPLYEVASVKLNSEIDKITHYKEDRTVTIYSDVKSGYNSVNIEKELQQKIDGMSIDPVKVIYDGEKAQISKYFTSLGVAGVLILVIIYVLLFIQFKSFVQPLVIMCSLPLSLIGVSIGLHAFGMNLSLTAFMGIISLIGVVIRNAILLIEYINNGREDGLSVDDACMFAVSQRFRPIILSSTATITALIPLAFSGSALFGPMSVAMMCGLLTATFLTFVVVPVVYSMVNTKLEKKIKSKEVITD, from the coding sequence ATGGGATTAATTAAAGCAGCTATAAAAAATAAAAAAATTGTATTATTTCTAGTGGCTATAATTATAGTTAGTGGCTTTTACTGTTATAGTGGAATCTCAAAACAGGAAACCCCAGATGTTGCATCTCCAGCAGCTATGATTACTACAGTTTATCCAGGTGCTTCACCTAGCGATATAGAAAAGTTGGTTACTAAAAAGGTTGAACAGAAAGCCGAGGAAGTTGATGGATGTGACTATGTACAATCTTATTCAGAAAGCAATGCGTCAATAGTTATACTCTATTTAAACAATGATGCTGATGAAGATAAATCTTGGAGAGATTTAAGAGATAAGATAAAAGATTTAAAATCTGACCTTCCAAGTGGATGTAATGATAGTGAAATTAATACTAATCTTACAGAAACAGCTGGCAGCATAATAAGTATATCAGGTAATAATTATTCTTATCAACAGTTAGGAGATTATGCTGATGATATAAAGAAGGAACTTCGTGATACTGAAGGTGTTTCTAGGATAGATGTAAAGGGTAAGCAGGATAGACAAGTAAAAGTAGATATAGATTGGAATAAAATAAATAAATATCAAATATCTGTAGCAGATGTATGTTCTGTATTAAAAGCACAGAATGTAGACATACCATCAGGTTCCTTAAATTTGGTTACGGGTAAGATAAAAGTAAATACACCAGGTATGTTTAGTTCACTGCATGATATAGAAAATACTGTTGTAGGAGTCTCAAGTAGTACAGGTGAAATGGTAAGAATTAAAGATATAGCAAAAGTATATATGGACTATGATGATGATTCAACCTATAAATTTACTGACAATGCTCAAAATGCAGTATTGCTTGCGGTGTATTTTCAAAAAAATAAAAATATAATTCCAATAGGAAATGACATAAAGAAAAAATTAGACACAATAAAAAAAGGAACTCCAAGTGATCTCAAAATAGATGAAGTTACTTTTCAACCTAAAGATGTAAGTGATTCTGTCTCATTTTTTATGAAAAATCTCAGAGATGGAATAATACTTGTAATCATAACTGTTCTTATAGGCATGGGATTTAGAAATGCAATGGTAGTATCTGCAGTTATACCTATATCAATATGCATGACTTTTGCTATTATGTATGCTCTTGGAATAAAAGTTGAACAGATGTCAACTACAGCACTTATTATAGCACTTGGAATACTTGTTGATGATGCCATAGTAATAGGAGATGTCATACAGGTTGGAATAGATGATGGATTGCCGAGAAATGAAGCGGCATTTAATGGAATAAAGAAATTATTTGTTCCAGTATTTACCTCTACATTAATTATTGTAGGAGCCTTCTTACCGCTGCTTTCCATATCTGGAGTAGTCGGCAAATTTTTAAAGAGTTTGCCACAGGTTGTTATAATATGTGTAATTTGTTCTTATTTATGTGCGTTGTTTGTAACACCAGCTATGTCTTCTTTGTTTTTTAGAAAGAGTAAGGAGAGCAAACGGCAAAATCCAATCCGTATGATGTTTGAGAATCTTTTAAAATATGGACTTAAGCACAAGAAAACTATTATTGGGGCAGCATTAGCTGTTTTTGCAGTGGCATTGATTTTAATTAAAACTCTCGGAATGCAGCTCTTCCCTTATGTAGATAAAAATATGATATATATAGATGTGTCAAATGAAAAAGTTGCGGATATAAAAAGTACCAGCAAGTTGGTGAACCAAATAGAAGGTATATTAAAACGGCAAAAAGAAGTTACAGCTTATACTTCGGCTATAGGTGGTGGTATGCCTAAGTTTTATGTAACACTTCCTACAGTTGCACCTGCTGATGATACAGCCCAAATTATGGTGAAAGTAGATTTAAAGAAGACAAATAGATTTAAAACTAGGCAGGAGTTAGTAGAATATGTACAAAATCAAATAGATAACAATATTTCAGGAGGTACGGCTACAGTAAAGCAACTTGAGGAAGCAATGCCTATAGGTGCACCGATACGTTTGAGACTTACTGGAGATGACTTAGATCAGATTCAGCAGGCTTCTGAAAAGATACAGCAGCAGTTAAAAAATATACCTGGAACTATGAATGTAAGAGATGATGCTGCTAAAAAGACTTATGAATATGAGGTAGATATAGATGAAAATAGAGCATCACAACTTGGCTTATTAAAATCAGATGTCCTGCAGCAGATTAATATTGCACTTAAAGGATATAAGGCTTCTACTTATAGAAAAAATGGTAATGAATATGATATTATGGTCAAAACAAATATTTCATCTGTAGGAGACTTGAAAAATTTATATATTGAATCAAGTGTTACCAAGAATAAAATACCTTTATATGAGGTTGCATCTGTTAAACTTAATTCGGAAATAGATAAGATAACCCATTATAAAGAAGACAGAACTGTAACTATTTACAGTGATGTTAAAAGTGGATATAATTCAGTTAATATAGAAAAAGAATTGCAGCAAAAAATAGATGGAATGAGTATAGATCCAGTAAAAGTTATATATGATGGTGAAAAGGCTCAGATAAGTAAGTACTTTACAAGCCTTGGTGTAGCAGGTGTGCTCATTTTAGTAATAATATATGTACTTTTGTTTATCCAGTTTAAATCATTTGTACAACCGCTTGTAATAATGTGTTCTCTGCCGCTGTCCCTTATAGGAGTTTCAATAGGGCTTCATGCTTTTGGAATGAATCTGTCACTTACAGCTTTTATGGGCATAATAAGCTTAATTGGAGTTGTTATAAGAAATGCCATACTTCTCATTGAGTATATAAACAATGGTAGAGAAGATGGGCTTTCTGTAGATGATGCTTGTATGTTTGCTGTAAGCCAAAGATTTAGGCCTATAATATTGAGTTCTACGGCAACTATTACAGCACTTATACCACTGGCTTTTTCAGGTAGTGCACTTTTTGGACCTATGTCTGTTGCCATGATGTGTGGACTTTTGACAGCTACATTCCTTACTTTTGTGGTAGTACCTGTAGTTTATTCTATGGTAAATACGAAACTAGAGAAAAAGATTAAGAGTAAAGAAGTTATTACTGATTAA
- a CDS encoding efflux RND transporter periplasmic adaptor subunit has protein sequence MSNKVLNVIREKVPNVVVRKKVPIICLVVVVIIALTTYFTAFSKNKEKEPIAKSYPVKTVEIKSGSFPMTLQYEGLTGGSEVRKLSFKSSAKISKIYVSKGQHVKKGEKLADLDKTDLNFAAQAAKSQMDTASAQYSKAVNGAQQEDINKAQIAVQNAQDNNNYYKDLYNKYLKLNQAGAISNQQLNDTKLQVDSTQNALDSAEQSLQQLQNGSRPEDKQATLDQLNEAKADYDSKESLLNDATMTADMDGYVVDVLGKEGEMQQAGNPVILFRSENQVITVGLSDDDVKKVKVGTKAQVNIGDDKAQGEIVNIVQMADSKSGTYSAEIKLSTAIDASKYYVGETSTVYIDMGQTNSISVPISSVLNDGEDYVYVVENGHAVKKNITLGDTDEDKVSVDGLKDGDELVVQGMKNLKSGYKVTVK, from the coding sequence ATGTCAAATAAAGTTCTTAATGTTATAAGAGAAAAGGTACCTAATGTTGTTGTAAGAAAAAAAGTACCTATTATTTGTTTAGTTGTTGTGGTTATTATTGCATTAACAACGTATTTTACAGCTTTTTCAAAGAATAAAGAAAAAGAGCCTATTGCTAAAAGTTATCCGGTAAAAACTGTGGAAATTAAAAGCGGAAGTTTTCCTATGACACTCCAATATGAAGGATTAACAGGAGGCAGTGAAGTTAGAAAATTATCTTTTAAGAGTTCAGCTAAAATTTCAAAAATATATGTATCGAAGGGCCAACATGTAAAAAAAGGTGAAAAATTAGCAGACCTTGATAAAACTGATTTAAATTTTGCAGCACAAGCTGCTAAATCTCAAATGGATACGGCTTCGGCACAATATAGTAAAGCAGTAAATGGAGCACAGCAGGAAGATATAAATAAAGCTCAAATAGCTGTGCAAAATGCACAGGATAACAATAATTATTATAAAGATTTATATAATAAATATCTTAAATTAAATCAAGCTGGAGCTATTTCAAATCAGCAGTTAAATGATACAAAGCTTCAGGTAGACAGTACTCAGAATGCATTAGATAGTGCCGAGCAAAGTTTGCAGCAGCTTCAAAATGGGTCTAGACCAGAAGACAAACAAGCAACTCTGGACCAACTAAATGAGGCAAAAGCAGATTATGATTCAAAAGAAAGTTTACTTAATGATGCTACTATGACTGCAGATATGGATGGTTATGTTGTTGATGTATTAGGTAAAGAAGGAGAAATGCAGCAGGCAGGTAATCCTGTAATATTGTTTAGAAGTGAAAATCAGGTTATTACAGTAGGTCTGTCGGATGATGATGTAAAGAAAGTAAAAGTTGGGACAAAGGCACAAGTAAATATTGGAGATGATAAAGCACAAGGAGAAATTGTAAATATAGTCCAAATGGCAGATAGTAAATCTGGAACATATAGTGCTGAAATCAAGTTGTCTACTGCTATAGATGCTAGCAAATATTATGTAGGTGAAACTTCAACAGTTTACATAGACATGGGTCAAACGAATTCTATATCCGTTCCAATTAGTTCAGTCTTAAATGATGGCGAAGATTATGTTTATGTAGTTGAAAATGGACATGCTGTTAAGAAAAATATAACTTTAGGCGATACTGATGAGGATAAAGTTTCAGTAGATGGGTTAAAAGATGGAGATGAACTTGTAGTTCAAGGAATGAAGAACTTAAAATCAGGATATAAAGTTACAGTTAAATAG
- a CDS encoding DEAD/DEAH box helicase — protein MDKLEFKDFALSEDILKSIEKLGYKNPSQVQEKVIPLIFKNKDIIVKSQTGSGKTAAFAIPICEKIELEEKNPQVLVLAPTRELALQIKEDFYDIGRFKRINCTAIFGKEPITTQIKELKQRTHVIVGTPGRTLDHIEKDTLSLKKIQYLIIDEADEMLNMGFIDQVKAVLDKLPKNRVTLLFSATIPQEILKLCAAYMNNPINVEIDAEDPVINRINQIYYQIEAYKKFDLLNKLVYTQRPESSMIFCRTKKNVEDLVLQMKGKGYSCSGLHGGMLQSERIDVMKRFKRGEFIFLVCTDVAARGIDVENITHIINYDIPMEKESYVHRIGRTGRAGKSGTAITFVTPKEYRFLEEIEKFFNLTIEKGTIPSKEEVEKGKDIYKEKLKAAPKIKKDKSTKLNKDITKIYISAGKKKKIRPGDIAGTISSIDGINPEDVGIIEIQDNFSYVDILSGKGHIVLDGLKHKTIKGKSVRVEIAQK, from the coding sequence ATGGATAAACTAGAATTTAAAGATTTCGCATTAAGCGAAGATATATTAAAGTCAATAGAAAAATTGGGATATAAAAATCCGTCTCAGGTTCAAGAAAAAGTAATACCACTTATTTTTAAAAACAAGGATATTATAGTAAAGTCACAAACCGGCAGCGGAAAAACAGCAGCTTTCGCCATACCAATCTGTGAAAAAATAGAACTTGAAGAAAAAAATCCCCAGGTATTAGTACTTGCTCCTACAAGAGAACTTGCACTGCAAATAAAAGAAGATTTTTACGATATAGGAAGATTTAAGAGAATAAATTGTACTGCAATCTTTGGAAAAGAGCCTATAACAACTCAGATAAAAGAACTTAAACAAAGAACTCACGTAATAGTTGGAACACCAGGAAGAACACTAGATCATATAGAAAAAGATACTCTTTCCCTGAAGAAAATACAATATTTGATCATAGATGAAGCAGATGAAATGCTAAATATGGGATTTATAGACCAAGTTAAGGCTGTTCTAGATAAGCTGCCTAAAAATAGAGTAACTCTCCTTTTTTCTGCAACCATTCCCCAGGAAATACTTAAATTATGTGCTGCATATATGAATAATCCTATTAATGTAGAAATAGACGCCGAAGATCCCGTAATAAATAGAATCAATCAAATATATTATCAGATAGAGGCATATAAAAAATTCGATTTGTTAAATAAGCTAGTATATACTCAAAGGCCAGAAAGTTCTATGATATTTTGCAGAACAAAGAAGAATGTAGAAGACCTTGTGCTTCAAATGAAAGGTAAAGGTTATTCCTGCAGTGGTCTTCACGGAGGAATGCTTCAATCCGAAAGAATTGATGTTATGAAAAGATTTAAACGAGGAGAATTTATTTTCCTTGTATGCACGGATGTTGCAGCCCGTGGGATAGATGTAGAAAATATAACTCATATCATAAACTATGATATTCCTATGGAAAAAGAAAGTTATGTTCATAGAATAGGAAGAACCGGTCGTGCCGGGAAAAGTGGAACTGCCATAACTTTTGTTACACCTAAAGAATATAGATTTCTAGAAGAAATAGAAAAATTCTTCAATCTTACTATTGAAAAAGGTACAATTCCATCAAAAGAAGAAGTAGAAAAAGGTAAGGATATATACAAGGAAAAATTAAAAGCTGCTCCTAAGATAAAAAAAGATAAATCCACTAAACTAAATAAAGACATCACAAAAATATATATAAGTGCAGGTAAAAAGAAAAAAATAAGACCAGGAGATATTGCTGGAACTATATCAAGTATCGATGGTATTAATCCTGAGGACGTTGGCATAATAGAAATTCAAGATAACTTTTCTTACGTTGATATACTATCTGGGAAAGGCCATATAGTTCTCGATGGGCTTAAACACAAAACCATCAAGGGGAAATCTGTAAGAGTAGAAATAGCTCAAAAATAG
- a CDS encoding Lrp/AsnC family transcriptional regulator: MDMIDRQIVKCLQKNGRISIKKLSEIVCLTPPAVAERIRKLEEADVIMGYRAVINPQKMGMNIEALINITLKAGKRKEFIDFVRKSKCIVKCYHVTGGFSMTVKVIVKETSELETLVGKIQQYGNTQTLIILSTIIEHKGIV, encoded by the coding sequence ATGGACATGATTGATCGTCAAATTGTAAAGTGCCTGCAGAAAAATGGTAGGATTTCAATAAAAAAATTGTCAGAAATAGTTTGTCTAACTCCTCCTGCGGTCGCAGAACGCATAAGAAAGCTTGAAGAAGCAGATGTTATTATGGGATATAGGGCTGTTATTAATCCCCAGAAGATGGGAATGAATATAGAAGCTCTTATAAATATTACATTAAAAGCAGGTAAACGAAAAGAATTTATTGATTTTGTAAGAAAAAGTAAGTGTATAGTGAAGTGTTATCATGTTACAGGAGGTTTTTCCATGACTGTTAAAGTAATAGTCAAAGAGACGTCCGAGTTAGAAACATTAGTAGGTAAAATTCAGCAGTATGGTAATACACAAACTCTTATTATTCTTTCTACTATTATTGAACATAAAGGAATTGTATAG
- a CDS encoding sodium:calcium antiporter, with the protein MILSGITMLLSALLIYFSCEFFVNSIEWVGKAFNISKNAVGTVLAAFGTALPESIVTLIAVVFGANSSQKDIGVGSALGGPLVLSTIAYAVVGVSIIMFSSKRKIGKHIKINARKLGRDQIWFMCIFVFKVALGFVAFSIKHWLGFLFLAVYVLYSYGELKAGAEETEEKLEPLKISPKNTHPTKIMILGQTIVSLVFIFAGSQIFVHNLGSLSSFLGVPPHIIALILSPVATELPETLNAVIWVRQGKENLALANISGSMMIQATVPSALGIIFTPWMFDKSLALSAFITFIAILFLWITLRKSHLSAWRLSLNALLYVVFIVGILFIKSCI; encoded by the coding sequence ATGATTTTATCTGGTATTACTATGCTTTTGTCAGCTCTTTTAATTTATTTTAGCTGCGAATTTTTTGTTAATAGTATTGAATGGGTGGGCAAGGCTTTTAATATATCCAAAAATGCAGTAGGAACTGTACTTGCAGCCTTTGGTACTGCTTTACCTGAAAGTATTGTGACCTTAATTGCAGTAGTATTTGGAGCAAACTCAAGCCAAAAGGATATCGGAGTTGGTTCAGCTTTGGGAGGTCCTCTTGTACTGAGTACCATTGCTTATGCAGTAGTTGGGGTAAGCATAATTATGTTTAGTAGTAAGAGGAAAATAGGAAAGCATATTAAAATTAACGCAAGAAAGTTGGGAAGAGACCAAATTTGGTTTATGTGTATTTTTGTATTTAAAGTAGCATTGGGATTTGTAGCTTTTTCTATAAAGCACTGGTTGGGATTCTTATTCCTGGCTGTTTATGTACTTTATTCTTATGGGGAATTAAAGGCAGGTGCGGAAGAAACTGAAGAAAAACTTGAACCTTTAAAGATTAGTCCTAAAAATACGCATCCTACAAAAATTATGATTTTAGGTCAAACCATAGTATCTCTAGTATTTATTTTTGCAGGTTCTCAGATATTCGTACACAATTTAGGCTCACTAAGCAGCTTCCTTGGAGTACCACCGCATATAATAGCATTGATACTCAGTCCTGTGGCAACAGAACTCCCGGAGACACTAAATGCAGTTATATGGGTAAGACAGGGAAAGGAAAATTTAGCACTTGCAAACATCAGTGGATCTATGATGATTCAAGCTACTGTGCCAAGTGCACTTGGAATTATTTTTACACCATGGATGTTTGATAAAAGTCTGGCGCTTTCAGCTTTTATAACTTTTATAGCAATCTTATTTTTATGGATAACTTTAAGAAAAAGCCATTTATCAGCTTGGAGATTATCTCTTAATGCCTTACTATATGTTGTTTTCATAGTTGGAATATTATTTATAAAAAGTTGTATATAG
- a CDS encoding TetR/AcrR family transcriptional regulator: MPNKTFFNLPKERQKEIIEISIKEFSNHDFDSSSLNRIITNLKIAKGSFYRYFSNKTDLYIFLINYTLNKQLAYITNFKPEEEHLDAITLSKKLVIHVLEFDFMYYNYASFLFHACKSEQFKSYLPTNRKEFIAIIDIFQDKKLIRRDLDKNIMIFYIFRNMVLLRDFIVERLNIPEVEFSKGYATYKKHEKSINEITETYCDLLLNGIKQK; this comes from the coding sequence TTGCCTAATAAAACTTTTTTTAATTTGCCCAAAGAAAGACAGAAGGAAATTATAGAAATATCTATTAAGGAATTTTCAAATCACGATTTTGATTCATCTTCTTTAAATAGAATTATAACTAATTTAAAAATTGCTAAGGGAAGCTTCTATAGATATTTTAGTAATAAAACAGACCTATATATCTTTCTTATTAACTATACCTTAAACAAGCAATTAGCTTATATAACCAACTTTAAACCAGAAGAAGAGCATTTAGATGCTATAACGTTGTCAAAAAAACTTGTAATACATGTATTGGAATTTGATTTTATGTATTACAACTATGCTAGCTTTCTTTTTCATGCCTGTAAAAGTGAACAATTTAAAAGCTATTTACCAACAAATCGAAAAGAATTTATAGCTATAATAGATATATTTCAAGATAAAAAATTGATACGTAGGGATTTAGATAAAAATATTATGATATTTTATATATTTAGAAATATGGTACTTCTCAGAGATTTCATTGTGGAGAGACTCAATATACCAGAAGTGGAATTTTCCAAAGGATATGCCACATATAAAAAACATGAAAAATCTATAAATGAAATCACAGAGACATACTGCGATTTGCTACTAAATGGGATAAAGCAAAAATGA
- a CDS encoding methyltransferase domain-containing protein — translation MDVVANLDECTNVKLPFEDDYFEEFYASHLIEHIKNALPMMQELHRIAKPNAKATFRCPYGSSDEAFEDPTHVRQYFLNSFGYFGQPFYWRADYGYRGDWKVKRLILTVDKNKYEGVEPYKILEEVNKFRNIVKEMVVELIAIKPIRKPNKDLQDRVNVEFNLV, via the coding sequence GTGGATGTAGTTGCAAATTTAGATGAATGTACTAATGTTAAGCTTCCATTTGAGGATGACTATTTTGAAGAGTTTTATGCAAGCCACTTAATTGAGCATATAAAAAATGCACTGCCTATGATGCAGGAACTTCATAGAATAGCAAAACCAAATGCTAAAGCTACTTTTAGGTGCCCTTATGGATCCAGTGATGAAGCTTTTGAAGATCCTACTCATGTTAGGCAGTATTTTTTAAACTCTTTTGGGTATTTTGGACAACCGTTTTATTGGAGAGCTGACTATGGTTATAGAGGAGATTGGAAAGTAAAAAGACTTATTTTAACAGTTGATAAAAATAAATATGAGGGTGTTGAGCCTTATAAGATTTTAGAGGAAGTAAATAAATTTAGAAATATTGTAAAGGAAATGGTTGTTGAATTAATAGCAATAAAGCCTATAAGAAAGCCTAATAAAGATTTACAAGATCGTGTAAATGTTGAATTTAATCTAGTTTAG
- a CDS encoding deoxyguanosinetriphosphate triphosphohydrolase family protein produces the protein MERKKFLDVATTENNEKWKQSISRENKLYERNHELRSEFSRDYNRILHSTSYRRLKHKTQVFFATDNDHICTRIEHVNHVSAVSYTIANYLGLNTQLTTAVAIGHDLGHTPFGHEGEKILGDFSKAQLGNEFWHEKNSLRFVDKIETLPNPAGKQSNLDLTYAVRDGIVCHCGEVRAEAIFPRDQVVDLNDIQKTLQISSYTWEGCVVKIADKISYLGRDIEDAFKLGILKRSQLKELYNITKDTVGIHSIREINNTVLMHNFIVDLCQNSSPDNGIVLSSKYLTFINLVNKFNYENIYNHERLNNFKNYVKLVLDTILNTLMRYYDGEKTLDKIKDFKRIYPSLHEGFSGWLKKYCIQFKGKWRDNEKIYDLKNYRDYIQAIIDYTSGMTDNFAIRVFNEMLRF, from the coding sequence ATGGAGAGAAAAAAATTTTTAGATGTTGCTACTACAGAGAATAACGAAAAATGGAAACAAAGCATTTCTAGAGAAAACAAGTTGTATGAAAGAAACCATGAGCTCCGAAGCGAATTTTCAAGAGATTATAATAGAATATTGCATTCTACTTCATACAGGAGACTAAAACATAAAACTCAAGTATTTTTTGCAACAGATAATGACCATATATGTACAAGAATCGAACATGTAAACCATGTCTCTGCTGTGAGCTATACTATTGCCAACTATTTGGGGTTAAATACACAGCTTACTACAGCCGTTGCTATTGGACATGATTTAGGACATACCCCTTTTGGACATGAAGGTGAAAAAATATTAGGAGACTTTTCTAAAGCACAATTAGGCAATGAATTCTGGCACGAAAAAAATAGTTTAAGGTTTGTAGATAAAATAGAAACTTTACCAAACCCTGCGGGAAAGCAAAGCAATCTTGATTTAACCTATGCTGTAAGAGATGGAATTGTATGTCACTGTGGAGAGGTAAGAGCAGAGGCAATTTTTCCAAGAGATCAGGTTGTAGATTTAAACGACATACAAAAAACATTACAAATATCTTCTTATACCTGGGAAGGTTGTGTCGTCAAAATAGCAGATAAAATATCTTATCTGGGGCGGGATATAGAAGATGCTTTTAAACTTGGAATATTAAAGAGAAGTCAATTAAAAGAACTATATAATATAACAAAAGATACTGTTGGTATACACAGTATAAGAGAAATAAATAATACGGTGCTCATGCATAATTTTATTGTAGACCTATGTCAAAATAGCAGTCCGGATAATGGTATTGTATTGTCAAGCAAATATTTGACTTTTATTAATCTTGTGAATAAATTTAATTATGAAAATATTTATAATCATGAAAGGCTTAATAATTTTAAAAATTATGTAAAATTAGTTTTAGACACCATATTAAATACTTTAATGCGTTATTATGATGGTGAAAAAACTTTAGACAAAATTAAAGACTTTAAAAGAATATATCCTTCGCTGCATGAGGGGTTTTCTGGATGGTTAAAAAAATATTGTATTCAATTTAAAGGAAAATGGAGAGATAATGAAAAAATTTATGATTTAAAGAATTATCGTGATTATATCCAGGCTATCATAGATTATACATCCGGTATGACGGACAATTTTGCCATAAGAGTTTTTAATGAAATGTTGAGATTTTAA
- a CDS encoding NAD(P)-dependent malic enzyme: MNNLKEEALKFHKEHEGKIALKSKVSVKTREDLGLAYTPGVAEPCLEINRDYNTLYDYTSKGNYVAVVTNGSAVLGLGNIGAAAGLPVMEGKSILFKTFAGVDAFPICVDSKDPDKIVETVKLIESTFGGINLEDIKAPECFEIEDKLKKVCNIPVFHDDQHGTAVVTLAAMINALKIVNKKFEDLKVIINGAGAAGTAIAKLLVSRGVKNIIVCDRKGAISKDRENLSAAKKDLAEVTNPSMIKGALKDVLKEADVFIGVSAPGVITPEMIKTMAKDPLIFAMANPKPEIYPDEAKAAGAKVVGTGRSDFPNQINNVLAFPGIFRGALDVRASKINEEMKIAAACAIADIITEKELNEDYVIPDAFDSRIAPKVAYYVAKAAIESGVARRTDITPEMVEEHTKKLVQS, translated from the coding sequence ATGAACAATTTAAAGGAAGAAGCATTAAAGTTTCATAAAGAACATGAAGGTAAAATAGCACTTAAAAGTAAAGTATCTGTTAAAACTAGAGAGGACCTAGGCTTAGCATATACTCCAGGTGTTGCTGAACCATGTCTTGAAATCAACAGGGACTATAATACCTTATACGATTATACTTCTAAGGGAAATTATGTAGCAGTAGTAACTAACGGCAGTGCAGTTTTGGGACTTGGAAATATAGGTGCTGCAGCTGGCTTACCTGTAATGGAAGGTAAATCTATTCTATTTAAGACTTTTGCAGGAGTAGACGCTTTTCCTATTTGTGTTGACAGCAAAGATCCTGACAAGATTGTAGAAACAGTAAAATTAATAGAATCCACATTTGGAGGAATAAACCTAGAAGATATAAAAGCACCTGAGTGCTTTGAAATAGAAGATAAATTAAAAAAGGTCTGCAATATACCAGTTTTTCATGACGACCAGCACGGAACAGCAGTAGTAACTTTAGCTGCTATGATAAATGCACTTAAAATAGTAAACAAAAAATTTGAAGACTTAAAAGTAATAATAAATGGTGCAGGAGCTGCAGGTACAGCAATTGCAAAACTGCTTGTAAGTAGAGGAGTTAAAAACATTATTGTATGCGATAGAAAAGGTGCTATATCAAAAGATAGAGAAAATTTAAGTGCTGCAAAAAAAGACTTAGCAGAAGTTACAAATCCTAGTATGATAAAAGGTGCACTTAAAGATGTACTAAAAGAAGCTGATGTATTCATAGGTGTATCTGCTCCTGGAGTAATTACTCCTGAAATGATAAAAACAATGGCTAAAGATCCCCTCATTTTTGCTATGGCCAATCCTAAGCCTGAAATCTACCCTGATGAAGCAAAAGCTGCAGGTGCCAAAGTAGTTGGTACAGGAAGATCGGACTTTCCAAATCAAATAAATAATGTTCTTGCATTCCCTGGAATATTTAGAGGAGCACTTGATGTAAGAGCATCAAAAATAAATGAAGAAATGAAAATAGCTGCTGCATGTGCTATAGCAGACATAATAACTGAAAAAGAACTTAATGAAGATTATGTTATACCAGATGCTTTCGACTCAAGGATAGCACCAAAGGTAGCTTACTATGTAGCAAAAGCTGCCATAGAAAGTGGAGTTGCAAGAAGAACTGACATCACTCCTGAAATGGTAGAAGAACATACTAAAAAGCTTGTACAATCATAA